From the genome of bacterium:
GGCCGGCTCGTCCATCAGCAGGATTTCGGGGTCCACGGCCAGGGCGCGGGCGATGCAGAGCCGCTGCTGCTGGCCGCCGGACAGGTCGAGGGCGCTGGAGTCGAGGCGGTTGCGCACCTCCTCCCACAGGCCGGCGCGGTAAAGGCTGCGCTCGACGATCTCCTCCAGCTTGGCGCGGCCGCGAATCCCGTGGATCCGGGGGCCGTAGGCCACGTTCTCGAAAATGCTCTTGGGAAAAGGGTTTGATTTCTGGAACACCATGCCCACCCGCTTGCGCAGCTCGACCACATCCGTGCCGTTGGAGT
Proteins encoded in this window:
- a CDS encoding phosphate ABC transporter ATP-binding protein translates to SNGTDVVELRKRVGMVFQKSNPFPKSIFENVAYGPRIHGIRGRAKLEEIVERSLYRAGLWEEVRNRLDSSALDLSGGQQQRLCIARALAVDPEILLMDEPASALDPRSTARIEDLIDELRRDYTIVIVTHNMQQAARVSDFTAFFYEGFLIEYGPTRQLFTKPREKKTEDYITGRFG